In Alteromonas sp. V450, the following proteins share a genomic window:
- a CDS encoding glycosyltransferase → MKKVLAIVYDSPAHLDFGGDGYFDLLKKELSCGSVVDLIVSEKPTDRGNVLKKEELPFNFLNSMKKVYLSGNYKFSNKVVESIQWLNEIISIGHYDEIYIDRICSYAQVSMEISNVSTYHAVGTAGIHWGYKKSFAFGKKILLPCKKKNNDLAMASSYFNLPLREFNFSHWVYSRKNAIHFLPEIWYESQNKLPNNCITNNLDNIKNLLVTYGNSMPAVTVKQLIAAVRKIKLVNPNIEIKILTGTEEFHNLTLASLNNLEVTIEKWGSYSEEFTWAHYVIGHGGTSHIFNCIKYQALPICIPAIADQFYNAQRAVTLNIGYSIFMYKWWRKPFNFIGKTSIFSAQAINDILNNKGQYLSKISALKALSANLKK, encoded by the coding sequence ATGAAGAAGGTATTGGCTATAGTTTACGACTCTCCGGCACATCTCGACTTTGGTGGTGATGGCTATTTTGACTTACTGAAAAAAGAATTAAGTTGCGGTAGTGTAGTTGATCTGATTGTTTCTGAAAAGCCAACAGATAGGGGGAATGTTTTAAAGAAAGAAGAACTTCCATTTAATTTTTTAAACAGTATGAAGAAAGTTTACTTAAGTGGAAATTACAAATTCTCTAATAAAGTTGTTGAAAGCATTCAGTGGCTCAATGAAATAATCTCAATAGGGCATTACGATGAAATTTACATTGACAGAATTTGCTCCTATGCTCAGGTTTCAATGGAGATTAGTAATGTGTCCACCTATCATGCAGTAGGAACTGCTGGTATTCATTGGGGATACAAAAAAAGTTTCGCGTTTGGAAAGAAAATTCTTCTTCCCTGTAAAAAGAAAAATAACGACTTAGCTATGGCTTCTAGCTATTTCAACCTACCTTTAAGAGAATTTAATTTTAGTCACTGGGTTTATTCTAGGAAAAATGCAATACACTTTCTTCCTGAAATCTGGTACGAATCACAAAATAAATTGCCTAACAATTGTATAACGAATAACTTAGATAATATAAAAAATCTATTGGTGACCTATGGAAACTCGATGCCAGCGGTAACTGTAAAGCAGTTGATTGCAGCAGTTCGAAAAATAAAGCTAGTTAACCCAAATATTGAGATTAAAATACTAACTGGCACCGAGGAGTTTCACAATCTCACACTGGCATCACTAAATAATTTGGAAGTAACAATTGAAAAATGGGGGAGTTATAGCGAAGAGTTTACTTGGGCTCACTATGTTATCGGTCATGGTGGGACTTCCCATATATTTAACTGTATCAAATATCAAGCATTACCTATCTGCATTCCTGCTATTGCAGACCAATTTTATAATGCACAGCGGGCTGTAACACTCAATATTGGATATTCTATCTTCATGTATAAATGGTGGCGAAAACCATTTAATTTTATAGGTAAGACTTCAATATTTTCTGCACAGGCTATAAATGATATCTTAAATAATAAAGGTCAATACCTATCAAAAATATCGGCTTTAAAAGCTCTAAGTGCGAACCTTAAAAAATAA
- a CDS encoding lipopolysaccharide biosynthesis protein, which produces MNQRQVSLKDSTINAVSWSVLLQSSSQVLNFTIGVFIARLLTPDDFGLVAMVLVFVSFSHLFADLGFASALIQKEKVNQIHYISCFWLNVAIGLLLSLLMFAASDWVARFYERPELTQISQSLSILFLLISATSVPKAKLLRSLNHKRVGIIELVSNLTAGVAALVCAFKGLSYWSLVIQLLVLNLLRLFLLFYVSKISLVFLFGYRELKQLLSFSVTVFVTKLIREGTSQLDKLLVGKYIDSTTLGLYSKAYSLMLFPIQNISRVVTNVMFPTFSKIQSDPERVGAIYLKCIGCISLLTFPILMGTAVVAPLLIEVIFGSQWLGMTIYLQFFCILGLLLSIVTVTGAVYLGLGRPDLQLKVNLFTQPLKLVCLSIGVMFGMKGLMAGYFLSFVISVLLTWSVAMRLLNRSVNDVIKAILPTMLISFVMAFFTLLMDKILFSNFSDTYRLVLSILNGSFFYISLNIIFTPIAYKNMKAIVVQRLFKNR; this is translated from the coding sequence GTGAATCAAAGACAAGTGAGTTTGAAAGATAGCACTATCAATGCAGTGAGCTGGTCAGTACTTTTGCAGTCCTCTTCTCAAGTTTTGAACTTTACAATCGGAGTGTTCATAGCTCGACTCTTAACTCCAGATGACTTCGGCTTGGTAGCCATGGTACTAGTTTTTGTTTCATTTTCGCATCTCTTCGCAGACCTCGGATTTGCTTCAGCGTTGATTCAAAAAGAAAAAGTTAACCAAATTCACTACATAAGCTGCTTTTGGTTAAATGTTGCAATTGGCTTGCTATTGAGTCTACTTATGTTTGCGGCTAGCGATTGGGTCGCTAGGTTTTATGAAAGACCCGAGTTAACTCAAATCAGTCAGTCGTTATCGATTCTTTTCTTATTAATTTCGGCAACTAGCGTACCTAAAGCCAAACTTTTACGAAGCCTAAATCATAAACGCGTTGGCATAATAGAATTAGTCTCAAATTTAACCGCGGGCGTCGCGGCATTAGTCTGCGCGTTCAAAGGCCTTTCTTATTGGAGTTTAGTGATTCAACTATTAGTGTTGAACCTATTAAGACTATTTTTGCTTTTTTATGTAAGTAAAATTTCGCTCGTATTCTTGTTTGGTTATCGCGAGCTAAAACAACTTTTATCTTTTTCCGTGACAGTGTTTGTCACTAAATTGATTCGTGAGGGAACATCCCAATTAGATAAACTTCTAGTGGGGAAATATATCGATTCAACAACATTAGGTCTTTACTCGAAGGCTTACAGCTTAATGCTGTTCCCGATTCAAAACATTTCTCGAGTTGTCACGAATGTTATGTTCCCTACTTTTAGCAAAATTCAATCAGACCCTGAGCGTGTGGGGGCTATATATTTAAAATGCATAGGATGTATATCGCTTTTAACATTTCCTATATTGATGGGGACAGCAGTTGTTGCACCTCTCCTCATAGAAGTAATATTCGGATCACAATGGTTGGGTATGACTATTTATTTACAATTTTTCTGCATTCTAGGCCTTTTGCTCTCCATTGTGACAGTAACAGGCGCAGTATACCTGGGGTTAGGCCGGCCAGATTTGCAGTTAAAAGTGAATTTGTTTACTCAACCATTAAAACTAGTTTGCTTATCAATCGGTGTAATGTTTGGTATGAAAGGGCTAATGGCAGGTTACTTTCTATCATTCGTTATATCCGTTCTATTAACGTGGTCAGTTGCCATGCGCTTGTTGAATAGGAGTGTTAATGACGTAATAAAAGCAATCTTACCTACAATGTTAATATCCTTTGTAATGGCTTTTTTCACTTTATTAATGGATAAGATTTTATTTTCAAACTTTTCTGATACTTATAGGCTGGTTCTATCTATTTTAAATGGAAGTTTCTTCTATATTTCTCTAAATATAATATTTACGCCAATAGCATATAAAAATATGAAGGCTATCGTTGTGCAAAGGTTATTTAAGAATAGATAA